In the genome of Neodiprion pinetum isolate iyNeoPine1 chromosome 2, iyNeoPine1.2, whole genome shotgun sequence, one region contains:
- the LOC124211941 gene encoding eggshell protein 1 encodes MTLRVSLVILVASTLLSLAAAGGGGHGGHDHVVIHVPYKIKTIHHTHTITKHIHHGGGGGGGDKYEVLGYTVGHPIDLGGHGGGGGGHDFGGGGHDFGGGFGGGSFGGGHDFGGGGGGHDFGGGWGGQEEYGGGH; translated from the exons ATGACACTCCGCGTGTCT TTGGTCATACTCGTCGCGTCGACACTCCTGAGCCTTGCAGCCGCCGGCGGAGGCGGACACGGTGGACA tgaTCACGTGGTTATTCACGTCCCGTATAAAATCAAGACCATTCATCATACGCACACGATAACGAAACACATCCACCACgggggcggcggcggcggtggaGACAAGTACGAGGTCCTTGGATACACCGTCGGTCACCCGATCGACCTTGGGGGTCACGGAGGCGGTGGTGGCGGCCACGACTTCGGGGGTGGTGGCCATGATTTCGGGGGTGGATTCGGAGGTGGCAGTTTTGGCGGAGGTCATGACTTCGGCGGAGGCGGCGGCGGTCACGACTTTGGCGGTGGCTGGGGTGGCCAAGAAGAATACGGCGGCGGCCATTAG
- the LOC124211572 gene encoding uncharacterized protein — protein sequence MKIILIPTFTAAFLLYLVMAERNRPSRLTEVSVGTQTERDEGRIFVPRDGNPMNLRRHPRTFRATRSSRNPRIPDTLKQGRPFALSGGSSQTPKRSFVGKPEHVRRSLVRGPKKFNAVLLEPAFHLAPTKGLLSHTFGKRHESLGPLIGPLKLLGIGEEVYVRLLEPSDNEGADHVTVHLLIARKTTKILNEIQDSTDFEDPRNLEPSFSYPGKAQFQKFSTFATIRPRIPMASSSMTFNGRPLLDHPRDRHGNTPTFKVESPYFVRNENHPMVPKHNFQSLKNIRPTEFDIRPAEHLVAPNHHKLPVARWPVENLIDLPIYPPLSFGKPKEVAGDGCEVMASPVNTGVADGGKQSDSANRTSVQLRDNSASGEVKQRSVNLLMNREEEMKIRRRFIEPVFMDKIPSRHLVFDRHVSSPISMLRIADTAEDHFMMAAVPNEEEWRGLK from the exons ATGAAGATCATCTTAATCCCAACG TTCACGGCTGCCTTCCTCCTGTACTTGGTAATGGCGGAAAGAAATAGACCGTCAAG ACTGACTGAGGTATCGGTTGGAACTCAAACAGAGCGTGACGAAGGGCGGATCTTCGTTCCGAGAGATGGAAATCCGATGAATTTGCGAAGGCATCCAAGGACATTCAGAGCTACGAGGAGTTCACGAAATCCGAGGATTCCTGATACCTTGAAACAAGGAAGGCCTTTCGCCCTAAGTGGCGGATCCTCTCAGACACCAAAACGATCTTTCGTCGGGAAACCCGAACACGTCCGTAGATCACTCGTCCGCGGACCCAAGAAGTTTAACGCTGTACTTCTGGAGCCAGCCTTCCACCTGGCACCAACGAAAGGATTGTTGAGCCACACGTTTGGTAAACGCCACGAATCATTGGGACCATTGATCGGTCCCCTCAAACTGTTAGGGATTGGTGAAGAAGTTTACGTCCGCTTGTTGGAGCCGTCGGATAACGAAGGTGCAGATCACGTGACGGTCCACCTCCTTATCGCAAGGAAAACCACGAAAATCTTGAACGAAATTCAGGACAGCACGGACTTCGAAGATCCTCGTAATCTGGAACCGTCGTTCTCTTATCCTGGGAAAGcgcaatttcaaaaattttcgaccTTTGCTACCATTCGACCGAGAATACCGATGGCCTCCAGCTCAATGACCTTCAACGGAAGGCCGCTCTTGGACCATCCTCGTGATCGTCACGGTAATACACCTACTTTCAAGGTCGAGTCTCCCTATTTCGTCAGGAATGAAAACCACCCTATGGTTCCTAAACACAACTTCCAGAGTCTTAAAAACATTCGGCCAACAGAGTTCGATATTCGACCTGCGGAGCACCTCGTCGCGCCAAATCATCACAAGCTTCCGGTGGCTCGATGGCCGGTGGAGAATCTGATTGATCTACCGATTTATCCTCCTCTGTCTTTTGGGAAACCAAAAGAAGTCGCTGGCGATGGATGCGAAGTTATGGCTTCCCCAGTCAACACGGGAGTCGCGGATGGCGGAAAACAGTCTGATTCAGCGAATCGCACGTCTGTGCAGCTTCGTGATAATTCTGCTTCCGGTGAAGTGAAACAACGATCGGTTAACCTTTTGATGAATCGTGAAGAGGAAATGAAGATTCGTCGAAGATTTATCGAACCTGTCTTCATGGACAAGATTCCATCACGTCATCTTGTTTTTGATCGTCACGTTTCGTCACCGATTTCAATGCTCAGGATCGCGGACACTGCGGAAGATCATTTCATGATGGCGGCGGTCCCGAACGAGGAAGAATGGAGAGGCCTGAAATAG
- the LOC124211940 gene encoding uncharacterized protein, with product MKITELVFLTVLSQVLAGGGGGKHHVHFKIHVPDIIKHHIHTKTVFVHVHHGGGKKKMVPKKKETHHHESGHHEDWNSWSSYDVHGGGEGHQQHVETLDQGYGYPSGPQVEEFHGHPVPPREETPGMQNGGVVGYSYPPQYGMHPGLGEFGSVEEAPHNEVRPYRDDYEEGYRKGLHTQTGHVLSEELKNFYDNQFEEGDDVAQSGHNDGYKIFEESEDADAAGEHGDGYV from the exons ATG AAGATAACGGAGCTCGTGTTCCTGACAGTACTGAGCCAAGTCCTGGCTGGCGGAGGCGGTGGAAAGCACCA CGTGCACTTCAAAATCCACGTACCGGACATCATCAAGCACCACATTCACACGAAGACGGTATTCGTCCACGTGCACCACGGcggtggaaagaaaaagatggTCCCAAAGAAGAAGGAAACACACCACCACGAGTCGGGTCACCACGAGGATTGGAATTCCTGGAGTTCGTACGACGTTCACGGAGGTGGCGAGGGGCACCAGCAGCACGTCGAAACGCTGGACCAAGGCTACGGTTACCCGTCGGGTCCACAGGTGGAAGAATTCCACGGACATCCAGTCCCGCCCCGGGAAGAGACGCCGGGAATGCAGAACGGCGGAGTCGTCGGCTACTCGTACCCACCGCAATACGGGATGCACCCTGGCCTTGGGGAGTTTGGAAGCGTCGAAGAGGCCCCGCACAACGAGGTAAGGCCCTACAGGGACGACTACGAGGAAGGATACCGGAAGGGCTTGCACACTCAGACAGGCCACGTGCTCTCGGAGGAGCTGAAGAACTTCTACGACAACCAGTTCGAGGAGGGCGACGACGTCGCGCAGAGCGGACACAACGACGGGTACAAGATCTTCGAGGAGTCAGAGGATGCCGACGCTGCCGGTGAACACGGCGACGGCTACGTTTAG